Genomic DNA from Planctomycetota bacterium:
GGGCGGCCCGGGCCACGCTCTACGAGGTCGTCTGCCAGGACACGAACGAGGAGGAGCGCTCGCGCAGGCGGCGGAGAAGCGATGCTTACGAGCGAACAAGCCATCGTCGCGTATGAGGGGAGCCGCGCGAGCCCCGACCGGCTGACCCGCCGCGCCCACGCGCACTACGAGGGCTACGCGAGGCAGATGCTGCTCGCCTACCGGCACGGCGCCGGGAAGACCCGCCGTGAGCTCCATCGCTCCGTGGAGGGCATCCTGGCGGACGAGCCGGACTGCGAGACGCGGCGCGTGCAGGCGTTCTGTAAGCTCCTCGATGACGCAAGCCAGTTCGACAGCGACCCGACGGGGAGGGCCGCGAAGCTCCGCCTCCAGGTCTTCGAGCTCGCGGCGGAGCGCCACCCGCTCGTCGAGCGGCGCGACCAACTCTTCGAGAACACCGAGGCGGAGGTCAAGGCCCGTATCGCGGAGCAGCTGGGCCGGCCCTGGGACGAGTTCGAGGGCGCCCTGTACGCGGATGTCCTGGACTTCCAGCGCCTGAGGGCCTTTGAGCCAGGCTACCCGGACGCGGCGGCACTCCTCGCCCGCTACAACGTGGCACAGGTCCAGGCCTGCCTCTATCGCGCGGAGCGGGTCGTCGTCACCGCCGAGGCCGACTTCAAGACCATCCTCCGCTACGCCAAACTCGCCCAGCTTCTCCACGACCTCCGGCGCCTCGGCCCATCACGCTATCGCATCGAGCTTTCCGGCCCGGCCTCCGTGCTCCGCGAGACCCGCAGGTACGGCGTGAGCTTCGCGCGGTTCCTCCCCGCGCTCCTCGCGTGTCGCGAGTGGGCATTGGAGGCGAGTGTGCGGACTCCATGGGGCCGCCCTGCGCGCCTGGCGCTCACCAGCCGCGACGGCCTGCACGGCCACCTTCCGTCACCGGAGGAGTTCGACTCGACTCTGGAGGAGAGCTTCGCCGCGAAGTTCGGCGACGCACGGGACGGCTGGAGCCTGCATCGAGAGGCGGAGATCCTCTTCGAGGGCCAGACGGCCTTCGTGCCCGACTTCGCCTTCCGGCACGAGGACGGCACGATGGTGCTCTTCGAGATTGTCGGCTACTGGACGCCTGAGTACCTGGCGAAGAAGCGCGAGACCCTGCGCCTCTTCCGCGACCATCGCATCCTTCTGGCCGTGGCCGAGCGGTGCCTGCGGCCCGG
This window encodes:
- a CDS encoding DUF790 family protein, whose protein sequence is MLTSEQAIVAYEGSRASPDRLTRRAHAHYEGYARQMLLAYRHGAGKTRRELHRSVEGILADEPDCETRRVQAFCKLLDDASQFDSDPTGRAAKLRLQVFELAAERHPLVERRDQLFENTEAEVKARIAEQLGRPWDEFEGALYADVLDFQRLRAFEPGYPDAAALLARYNVAQVQACLYRAERVVVTAEADFKTILRYAKLAQLLHDLRRLGPSRYRIELSGPASVLRETRRYGVSFARFLPALLACREWALEASVRTPWGRPARLALTSRDGLHGHLPSPEEFDSTLEESFAAKFGDARDGWSLHREAEILFEGQTAFVPDFAFRHEDGTMVLFEIVGYWTPEYLAKKRETLRLFRDHRILLAVAERCLRPGASVPEDVIVYKTAIRLAPVLAALERIRSACP